The following proteins come from a genomic window of Sulfitobacter indolifex:
- a CDS encoding flavin reductase family protein — protein sequence MFYRPEDGHGLPHNPFNAIVTPRPIGWISSRDGQGRDNLAPYSFFNAVAYVPPQVMFASTSAKDDVDGTKDSVANIRETGVFCVNIVEYAARDVMNVTSAGLPHGTDEFERAGIVKAECEQIACARVANAPANMECKVTQIVQLPGEANFVVFGEVIGVHLRDDCVVDGRFDVTQFHPLSRMGYRDYTAVREVFELKRPDD from the coding sequence ATGTTCTATCGTCCCGAAGACGGCCATGGTCTGCCGCACAATCCATTCAACGCCATCGTCACCCCGCGCCCCATCGGTTGGATCTCCAGCCGCGATGGTCAAGGCCGCGACAACCTTGCCCCATATTCTTTCTTCAACGCCGTGGCCTATGTGCCGCCACAGGTGATGTTCGCGTCGACCAGCGCCAAGGATGATGTGGACGGCACCAAGGATTCGGTGGCCAACATCCGCGAGACCGGGGTGTTTTGCGTGAACATCGTGGAATACGCGGCGCGGGATGTGATGAATGTGACCTCCGCAGGGTTGCCGCATGGCACCGATGAGTTTGAACGCGCCGGGATCGTGAAGGCGGAGTGTGAGCAGATCGCTTGCGCGCGGGTGGCGAATGCGCCGGCGAATATGGAATGTAAGGTGACGCAGATCGTGCAGTTGCCGGGCGAGGCGAACTTTGTGGTCTTCGGCGAGGTGATCGGTGTCCATCTGCGCGACGATTGCGTGGTGGACGGACGCTTTGATGTGACGCAGTTCCATCCGCTGTCGCGCATGGGGTACCGTGATTATACGGC